The nucleotide window ACGGTCTCGGTGATGACCGGGGCCATCAAGCCTGAAGAGCTCAGCGCGGATGTCCTCGCGCACTAGGCCGGGACCCGGGGGAGCGGCCGGCGCGGGGGGCTCGGCCGCTCCCCTCGTGCTGGCCCTGGACCTCGGCACCGGCAGCGTCAAGGCCGGGCTGGTCGGTCCGGATGGCGACCTCGTGGCCCAGGCGGCCCGGCCCTATGCGGTGCTGGCCCCGCAGCCCGGCTGGTCCGAGAGCGACCCGCACGACTGGTGGGCGGGCGTGGTGGCCGCGACCCGCAAAGTGCTGGCCGGCGTGGACCCGGCGCGTGTACAGGCCATCGGCCTGAGCGGCCAGATGCACGGCGTGGTGCTCGTGGACGCGGGGGAGCAGGCACTGGGCCGCGCGGTGCTGTGGTCGGACACCCGTTCGGCGGGCCACCTGGACCCTTACCGCGCCGTGGACCCCGGACGGCTGCGCAACCCTCCGGTCACGGGCTTTGCCGGGCCGACGCTGCTGTGGCTGCGAGGGCACGAGCCGGAGCGCTACGCGGCCGCGCGCTGGGCCCTGCAACCCAAGGACTGGCTGCGCCTGCACCTGACCGGCGAGGCGGCGAGCGATCCCTCGGACGCCTCGGGCACGCTGCTCTACGACTTCGCGGCCGACGACTGGGACAGCGAACTGCTCGGGATACTGGGCCTGCGCCCCGACCTGCTGCCGCCCCTATGGCCCTCCGGCAGCGTGGGGGGAACGCTGCGCCTGGGCCGCGCCGCCGACCTGGGGCTGCCGGTCGGGCTTCCGGTCGCGGTCGGGGCCGCCGACACCGCCGCCGCGCTGCTCGGCTCGGGGCTGCGGCCCGGCGAGGCGCAGCTGACGGTGGGTACAGGGGCACAGGTGCTGCGGGCCTCGGGGACGCTGCCCCCGGCGCGGCCCGGCCTGAACGTCTTTTGCGACGCGCAGGGCGGCTTCTACACCCTGGGCGCCGTGCAGAACGCGGGCAACGTGCTGGAGTGGGCCCGGCGCACCCTGCGGCTGTCTTGGCCTGAGATGTACGCGGCGGCGCAGGAAGTTGAGCAGTTGCCCTCTCCCCTGTTCCTGCCTTACCTGAGCGGCGACCGCACCCCCCACCTCGACCCACACGCCCGCGCGGGCTGGCTGCGGCTGGACGCCTCGCACGACCACCGCCACCTCGCCTACGCGGCCTTCGAGGGGGTCGCCCTCTCAGTGGCGCAGGCGACGGCCGCGCTGGAGCTGTCGGCTGACCTGTCCCTGCGGCTGGCAGGCGGCGGCAGCGTCGACCCCTGGTGGCGGCAACTGTTGGCCGACGCCCTGGGCCGCCCCCTGCACATCAGCGACGTCCCCGGGGCGTCCCTGCTCGGCGCGGCGGCCCTGGCGTGGCAGGCCATCGGCGAGCCGTGGACCCCGGAGGGCCCGGACATCACAGGCGTGGTGCAGCCTGGGCCGGGCAGGATTTCGGCCGCGCGGCACGCCGAGTTCGCGGCGGCGTATAGAGCAGTGCGGGGCGAGCAGTAAGACAGCCCATCCCGCACACGGAAAAAGGCGGCCAGGGTATCCCGGCCGCCTCCTCACTCACGCGCTTTACAGCTCCAGCAGCATCCGCGCCGGGTCTTCGAGCAGGTTCTTGATCATCACGAGGAACTGCACCGCTTCCTTGCCGTCGATGATGCGGTGGTCGTAGCTCAGGGCGAGGTACATCATCGGAGCGATCACGACCTGACCCTTCTGGGCGATGGGACGCTCGATGATGTTGTGCATGCCCAGGATGGCGCTCTGGGGCGAGTTGATGATGGGGGTGCTCATCATCGAGCCGAAGGTGCCGCCGTTGGTGATGCTGAAGGTGCCGCCCGACATGTCCTCGAGCGTGAGCTTGCCGCTCTTGGCCTTCTGGGCGTAGCCGGCGATGCCCTTCTCGATGGCCGCGAGGCTGAGCTGCTCGGTATCGCGCAGGATCGGCACGACCAGGCCGCGCTCACTGGCGACCGCGATGCCGATGTCGTAGTAGCCGTGGTAGATGACGTCCTTGCCGTCCACGCTCGCGTTGACGACCGGGAAGGCCTTGAGGGCCTCGGTGGCCGCGCGCACGAACAGGCTCATGAAGCCGAGCTTGACGCCGTGCTTGGCGACGAACTGGTCCTGATACTTCTTTCGCAGGTCCATCGCGGGCTGCATGTTCACCTCGTTGAAGGTGGTCAGCAGGGCGGCGGTGTTCTGCACGTCCTTGAGGCGCTCGGCGATGCGCTGGCGAATGCGCGTCATGGGCACGCGCTCCTCGGGACGCGCGCCCTGGGGCAGCGGCGCGGGCGCGGCGGCCTGGGCAGATGGGGCCGGGGCCGCCTGCATCCCAGCGGGCTTGGCGGCGTCCTGCGGTCCCTGGTAGGTCAGGCCGCCCTGAGCCGCCACCACCGCGTCGGCCTTGGTGATGTTGCCCTTGGGACCGGTCGCCGGAATCTGGGCGGGGTCGAGGTTCTGCTCGGCCACGATCTTGCGCACGGCGGGCGAGAGGTCGTCGCGGCGCGTGGCCTCATTGCCCGCCGATCCGTTGCCGGCGGCCTGAGCCGGGGCCTCGCCCGCGACGGGACCAGCAGCCGGGTCGGCGCTGGCCGCCGGGGCCGGGGCGCTGCCTGCCTCGCCCACCGTCCCCAGCACTTCCTCGCTGAGTACCGTGTCGCCTTCCTGCTTGGCGACGCTGACCAGGACGCCGTCTTGCTGGGCGGTGACTTCCAGCACAACCTTGTCGGTCTCGATTTCGGCCAGCACTTCGCCGCGCGTCACGGCTTCACCGGGCTTCTTGTGCCAGGTCAGCAGGGTGCCTTCGCTGACCGACTCGGAAAAAACAGGAACCTTGATGTCCGCCATATCTCTCAGAGTCTACCCTTATGCGGGCTGTGACTGGCGCAGGAACGTTCTGCACCGTGCACGCAACGCACCAAAAAGGGGGCCAAAAGTAGGGGAGGCGGCCCGCTCAGGCCACCTCCCCTTCTGATGTGCCCCGACTCAGGCCTGCGCGCTCGCCTCGGGCTCCAGTTCGACCTGGGCCTCAAAATCGCCCTTGGTGACCTTCTCACCCAGCGCCGCAGCAATGACGGCCGCCTGTTCGCGGGCGTGCACGCTGGCGTAGCCAGCCGCCGTACTCGCGCTGCGGGCGCGGCTGGCGTGCGTGAGGGTCTGACCGTCCGCCAGCACCTTCTCCAGGTCTTCCCAGATCATCAGCCACGCCCCCTGGTTCTCAGGTTCTTCCTGCGCCCAGACGACCTGCGCGCCGGGGTGCCGGGCCAGTTCGGCGCTCAGGGCCTCGGCCGGGAAGGGGTAGAGTTGCTCCAGGCGCACAAGGGCCGTGCCCGCGTAGCCTTCTTGGTCAGCTCCGCGCGCCTCGCTGAGTTCCCAGTGGAGCTTGCCACTGCTGATGACCACGCGGCGCGCGCCCTGCACTGCCGGGTCGCCGATGACTTCGTGGAAGCGGCCCTCGGCGAGTTCGGAGAGCGGGCTCATGGCGAGCTTGTTGCGCAGCAGGCTCTTGGGCGTCATCACGATGAGGGGCTTGCGGTAGGGGCGCAACACCTGACGACGCAGCAGGTGGAAGATCTGCGCGGCGCTGCTGGGCACCACGACCTGCATGTTCTTCTGGGCGCACAGCTGCAGGTAGCGCTCCAGACGGGCGCTGGAGTGCTCGGGACCCGCGCCCTCGTAGCCGTGCGGCAGCAGAAGCGTGAGGCCGCTGAGGCGCTGCCACTTGCTCTCGCCCGCCGAGATGAACTGGTCGATGACCGCCTGCGCGCCGTTGGCGAAGTCGCCGAACTGGCCTTCCCAGGCGATCAGGGCCTTGGGTTCCGAGGTCGAGTAGCCGTACTCGAAGGCCATGACCGCCTCTTCCGAGAGGGTCGAGTCCACGACCTCCACACGGCCCTGATCCGGCGAGAGGTGCGCGAGCGCCATGTACTCCTCGTTCATGGGGTCTTCGGCGTTCTGGTTGTGCAGGACGGCGTGGCGGTGCACGAAGGTGCCGCGCCCCGAGTCCTGGCCGACCAGCCGCACGCCGTACCCCTCTTCGAGCAGCGAGGCGTAGGCCAGCATCTCGCCCATGCCCCAGTCGAGCGGCTGCTCGCCCCGGCTCATGGCGGCGCGCGGGGTCATGACGGTACGCTCAATGGTGCGGTGCACTTTGAAGCCGTCGGGCACGCTGGCGAGCTTCTGGCCCAGTTCGTTGAGCTTCTCCAGCGGCACAGCCGTTTCCACGCCGTCCTGCCAGCGGGTCGCGTAGCCCGACCAGTCGGCGGCGAGCTTGCTCTGTTCGAGGTTCTCGACTTCCTCGACCACCGTTTCGCCGCGGTCGAGCTGGTCACGGAAGCGGGTCACGAGTTCGGCGCCCTCGCCGGCCTTCAGCACGCCCGCCTGTTCCAGTTGCGCGGCGTACAGCGCGCGCGTCCCGGGGTGCGCGTCGATCTCGCGGTACATGATCGGCTGGGTCATGCGCGGCTCGTCACCCTCGTTGTGGCCGTTGCGCCGGAAGCAGATCAGGTCGACGAACACGTCCTTGCCGAATTCCTGGCGGTAGGCCAGCGCGAGGTCGCCGCAGAACGCCACGGCCTCGGGGTCGTCCCCGTTGACGTGCAGCACGGGCGCGTTGGCGATCTTGGCGACGTCGGTGCAGTAGCGGCTGCTGCGGGTGTCGCGCGGATCGCTGATGGTGAAGCCCACCTGGTTGTTGATCACGATGCGCACCGCGCCCCCGGTGGCAAAGCCCCGCAGGCGCGAGAGGTTGAGCGTCTCCATGACGACGCCCTGGCCCGACACGGCCGCGTCACCGTGCACCGTAATAGGCAGCACCTGCCGGCGCTCGGTGTCGCCCCGGCGGTCCTGGCGGGCGCGCACGCTGCCGTGGACGACCGGCGAGACGATCTCCAGGTGGCTGGGGTTGAAGGCCAGCGCGAGGTGCATCGGCCCGCCGGGCGTACGCACGTCGCTGGAGTAGCCCATGTGGTACTTCACGTCGCCGGCCACGTCGGGGTTGTCGCTGAGCTTCTTTTTGCCGTCGAACTCGTCGAACAGCACGCTGCTGGGCTTGCCAAAGATGTTGACCAGCGTGTTCAGGCGGCCGCGGTGCGCCATCCCGATGACGACTTCCTTGACGCCCACGCGCCCGGCCTGCTGGATCAGGCGGTCCATCAGGGGAATGAAGCTCTCGCCGCCCTCCAGACCGAAGCGCTTGACGCCGGGGTACT belongs to Deinococcus sp. Leaf326 and includes:
- a CDS encoding xylulokinase — protein: MSSRTRPGPGGAAGAGGSAAPLVLALDLGTGSVKAGLVGPDGDLVAQAARPYAVLAPQPGWSESDPHDWWAGVVAATRKVLAGVDPARVQAIGLSGQMHGVVLVDAGEQALGRAVLWSDTRSAGHLDPYRAVDPGRLRNPPVTGFAGPTLLWLRGHEPERYAAARWALQPKDWLRLHLTGEAASDPSDASGTLLYDFAADDWDSELLGILGLRPDLLPPLWPSGSVGGTLRLGRAADLGLPVGLPVAVGAADTAAALLGSGLRPGEAQLTVGTGAQVLRASGTLPPARPGLNVFCDAQGGFYTLGAVQNAGNVLEWARRTLRLSWPEMYAAAQEVEQLPSPLFLPYLSGDRTPHLDPHARAGWLRLDASHDHRHLAYAAFEGVALSVAQATAALELSADLSLRLAGGGSVDPWWRQLLADALGRPLHISDVPGASLLGAAALAWQAIGEPWTPEGPDITGVVQPGPGRISAARHAEFAAAYRAVRGEQ
- the odhB gene encoding 2-oxoglutarate dehydrogenase complex dihydrolipoyllysine-residue succinyltransferase: MADIKVPVFSESVSEGTLLTWHKKPGEAVTRGEVLAEIETDKVVLEVTAQQDGVLVSVAKQEGDTVLSEEVLGTVGEAGSAPAPAASADPAAGPVAGEAPAQAAGNGSAGNEATRRDDLSPAVRKIVAEQNLDPAQIPATGPKGNITKADAVVAAQGGLTYQGPQDAAKPAGMQAAPAPSAQAAAPAPLPQGARPEERVPMTRIRQRIAERLKDVQNTAALLTTFNEVNMQPAMDLRKKYQDQFVAKHGVKLGFMSLFVRAATEALKAFPVVNASVDGKDVIYHGYYDIGIAVASERGLVVPILRDTEQLSLAAIEKGIAGYAQKAKSGKLTLEDMSGGTFSITNGGTFGSMMSTPIINSPQSAILGMHNIIERPIAQKGQVVIAPMMYLALSYDHRIIDGKEAVQFLVMIKNLLEDPARMLLEL
- a CDS encoding 2-oxoglutarate dehydrogenase E1 component, whose translation is MTQSQTMMWGGNAAFIEGLYESYLADPASVDAEWRVYFDGLRGGAADRGHAAVQQKFYELGTTRRGGATAPAPQGVSGAQQAAGALITAYRVYGHISAHTNPLKMRGLPVVPELTPEYYGLSQADLGETVHDSSYSGPLRDVIGQLQQTYCGSIGFEFSYLPATERAWFQAQIEPGRGRGQYSEAERRRFMSKLNAAEGLELYLKNKYPGVKRFGLEGGESFIPLMDRLIQQAGRVGVKEVVIGMAHRGRLNTLVNIFGKPSSVLFDEFDGKKKLSDNPDVAGDVKYHMGYSSDVRTPGGPMHLALAFNPSHLEIVSPVVHGSVRARQDRRGDTERRQVLPITVHGDAAVSGQGVVMETLNLSRLRGFATGGAVRIVINNQVGFTISDPRDTRSSRYCTDVAKIANAPVLHVNGDDPEAVAFCGDLALAYRQEFGKDVFVDLICFRRNGHNEGDEPRMTQPIMYREIDAHPGTRALYAAQLEQAGVLKAGEGAELVTRFRDQLDRGETVVEEVENLEQSKLAADWSGYATRWQDGVETAVPLEKLNELGQKLASVPDGFKVHRTIERTVMTPRAAMSRGEQPLDWGMGEMLAYASLLEEGYGVRLVGQDSGRGTFVHRHAVLHNQNAEDPMNEEYMALAHLSPDQGRVEVVDSTLSEEAVMAFEYGYSTSEPKALIAWEGQFGDFANGAQAVIDQFISAGESKWQRLSGLTLLLPHGYEGAGPEHSSARLERYLQLCAQKNMQVVVPSSAAQIFHLLRRQVLRPYRKPLIVMTPKSLLRNKLAMSPLSELAEGRFHEVIGDPAVQGARRVVISSGKLHWELSEARGADQEGYAGTALVRLEQLYPFPAEALSAELARHPGAQVVWAQEEPENQGAWLMIWEDLEKVLADGQTLTHASRARSASTAAGYASVHAREQAAVIAAALGEKVTKGDFEAQVELEPEASAQA